The following nucleotide sequence is from Pedobacter sp. PACM 27299.
GTTTTCTTATTCCCCATCAATTGCATCATCAATCTACCTGCCGATCCATTGTACATGGTATCAATAAACCTGTCTAGTAAAAAATCTTTAGTCGTCTGTTCTTTTTGCGCAACATGGTAAATGTGTTTCATCTGACTTTCATCACGGGTTAGAATTCCTTTTTCTGCCATAATCTGCATCAGCTTCAAGGTAGAAGTATAATTGACTTCGCGAAATTCATTTAATTTATCATTCACCAAACGAACGGTAGTAGGGCCCTGCTCCCATAGTACCTGCAGGATTTCTAATTCTGCTTTGGTTGGCTCTATTGGTTTTAGATTTTTCGAGTGATTCGTTTCCATAAATCAAAGGTAGGAAAACTTTCGTACGAAACAACACTTAGGATTATTATTTATTTTTTAACTAAATACCTTAATGCTCGAATATGAAGGAAAACCATTACATCATGGATTCCGATGGGGTTTACTGGGGATTATAATCCTTGGTGTCAGCAAAGGGGTTATG
It contains:
- a CDS encoding BlaI/MecI/CopY family transcriptional regulator, with product METNHSKNLKPIEPTKAELEILQVLWEQGPTTVRLVNDKLNEFREVNYTSTLKLMQIMAEKGILTRDESQMKHIYHVAQKEQTTKDFLLDRFIDTMYNGSAGRLMMQLMGNKKTSKSDLEAIKTLLNQLEEK